The genome window CTTGCTCTTTTTCACCCCCACAAAGTAGAAGCGCGAGAGTCGAGGGAGTTCCATCAAACGAATTTCCAAGAAGATAACGGAACCCGTTTTCTGAACCACCACAATGCGGACATCTGCAAAGAGTTTTTGATCCCAGAGTTTTTTTACCGCATCACTGAGTTCGTTCCCCGGAATCGTGATTTTATCTCCAACGGTAAGTCCCGATAGAAGTTGAATAACGGTTGGGTCTAAGTTGTCTGCACCTGTTACGGTGATTCCTCCAATCTCATACCTAGTTCCTGGAAACAACTGAATGTCACCAGAATTTCCAATTTGGGCGGATAGGTTCACCGTGAAGGCGATGAGGGCAATAAAGAGGGAGAGGCTTTTCTTAATCATGTACATCAAGTGCTCTGGATCTGCTCGCTAGTTTTACCAAATCTACGTTCTCGGGTTTGGTAATTCCGAATAGCGTCGTAAAGGTCTTCTTTTTTGAATTCGGGCCAAAGGACCGGCGTAAAGTAGAGTTCGGAGTAGGCAATTTGCCAGAGGAGATAATTACTAATGCGGAATTCACCACTGGTTCTGATGAGTAGGTCAGGGTCGGGAATTCCGGCTGTAAACATATGCTGGTCAATGACATGGTCATTGATTTCTTCACTTTTCAATTCTCCGGCAGCTACTTTGTCGGATATGGTTTGAACGGCTGACACAATCTCGGATTTAGCACTGTAATTGAGGGCTAACGTGAGTGTCATTTGCTTATTGCCCTTAGTGGCTTCCATTACTTCTAAAAGTTCGGAATGGCACTTGCCTGGAAGGTCTTCAATTCTTCCAATGGCGTTCAGGCGAATTTCATTTTTCTGAAGGGTGTCGAGTTCCTTCCCTAAGGTAGAAACGAGGAGTTGCATCAACGCGCCTACTTCAGCTTTTGGACGGTTCCAGTTCTCCGTCGAAAAGGCGTATACGGTGAGGTACTTAATCCCCAATTCAGCACTAGCAGTTGCGATATTGCGCAGTGCTTCTACACCAATTTCGTGTCCGCGCATACGGGTTAAAAATCCTTGCTTTTTAGCCCAGCGACCATTGCCATCCATGATGATAGCCACATGGGTAGGAATGTTCTTTTGGTCGATATCCGCGGGGATCAAACTCATCTAGTTAAAAAATTTGCACATTTTTCCACAAACGGTGTGAGCTCGAAATAGAGGTGAACGCCTGTGAAAACGTACCAGTCGTCGGTTTGATCATTGCCACGTGCGTAGTCGATCAGTTCGTAAGGACGGTCGGTTCGGTTACTGAGAGCTGCGGCTATATCGCCGTGTTCAGCTCGAATGATGTCCGGATTTACATAGGTTCCACTAACGTCGTCCATGTAGTCCGTGAAAGTTCTGCGGAAGCCACATTCAATGGCCATCGACCAACTGTCGCCAACATTCCAGCGGTAGCCCATTCCAAAAGGAATTGACCAGGTGGCAAGCGGGTAGTAGTTGGATGGGTTGGCACTTGTACGTTGACCTTCGGTTCCCAAGGGTTGAAGATCGTACCATTCACCTTCGTATTCTGCGCGAGGGTTAAACCAAGTGAGTGCGAATCCGGCGAAGATGTAAGGAGTGTGACTGTATTTACGGCTACCCGGACGGTATTCCAAGAAGTTCACTTCTCCAATTATTCCTCCTTCGTAGAGGTTCGACTTAAAGCTGAGATTCCTGAATTGACGTGCTTCCATTGTACTCGATGCATCTTCGTTGGCAATGGAGCCAAAATTGAACATGCCTCGAATGGAATAGTGCATATCAAACTGGTGTCGATAGTTTACGCCAATTACTCCTCCTTTCGGAATGTGAATGCCATAATTACCCACATCACCGATAAAGTTTGTCCCACCAATAAAGAGTCCCAATTCATTGGAACCATTGTGGCGTTGAGCTTGAGCAGTAAGCCCAAGTGTAATCAATACGTATAGCGCTAGTTTACGCATTTTGATGCATCTCTTTTGGACGGCCGCAAATATAGTGTTTCTAAGTGGAAAGAGAGGGATTCAATTCCTTCTGTCTAAGCCCCATAACAGCTTGTTGCGTAATGTGCTAGGGAAGTTTTGAACTTCGGTTTGAATCGTTCCGATTTTAAAGTCCGCTCTTTCCAAGAAAATTTCAACCTCACTGTCGCAAGCGTAGATTCTAGAATCTACCGAAGTAAGGAAGCGATCTTCTCTAGTTTCAACCTTCAGCCGTATTTTATAATGGTTTGGAATTACAAACGGTCGAACAGTCAAATTATGCGGAGCTATAGGGGTGATTACAAAGTTTTCACTTCCGGGCATGATGATGGGGCCACCACAACTCAGTGAGTATCCCGTGGAACCCGTTGGAGTGGCGATGATCAAACCGTCTGCCCAATATGAATTAAGGTATTCGTCGTTGATCCAGGTGTGAACTGTGATCATAGACGTGGTGTCCTTTCGGCTCACGGCAATCTCATTCAATGCAAAATTCGGATCGGGAATGATATCGGGTGAACTGGTGCTCACGGAAATCAAATTCCTGTTCTGTACGGTGTACTTGCCCTTGAGAAGTGCCTTGGCGGCTTTGTTGACTTCTTCTCTAGCCACATCAGCCAAGAATCCAAGTCGGCCCGTGTTGACTCCTAAGATGGGAATGCCGCTGTTGCGCACCAAGGTGGCCGCATCGAGAATTGTACCGTCGCCACCAATGGAAAGCATGACGTCAGACTGACTTGCAATCAATTCGATGCTACTGCTATAGGTGGGGTAGTCAATTTCAATATCACAATGATCTACTAAGTGCTGATGGAAAGGAGCGTAGAAGATGAGTTCTACTCCTTCGGCCTTGAGCATGTGGTAGAGTTTCTCGATGTAAGGTCGAGCCTCGGGGCTAATTAATTTGCCGTATACAGCGATTTTCATACTCACATGTTCAGATAGTTCATGAACTGATCAAACTTTTGTTTGAGGTCGCGTTCATAACGGTTTTCATGCCATGCGTCAACGATGGTGTAATCGTATCTGCGAAAGGAGGCAATGATAGCACTTAAATCGGTATAGTTAACCCGGATGGTAACGATGTATTTCTGTCGGTCGCTGTCCGCTTCAATATACGAGGTCAGAATCTTCGCATCATTGCTCTCTACAATTTGAGCAATCTGTGACATGGCATAGTCGTATGGGTTGACTTCTAACACGAGAACACTACCGGGTGCCTGAAGCCCAAAAGTCTGTCCGAATGATCGAAGTATGTCCTGAGGAAGCAAGTAACCCAAAAAGTGATTATCGGAATTTACCACCGGAAGGATACTCACTCTTTCTTCGCCGTATTTGCGCATGGCATCGGTGAGATGGCGATCGGATTTTACCGATGAGTGGATCAACTGGTGACGCAAATTCTCGATAATGGTGTTCTCGTCGTTGTCCAAGGCGAGGTCTTCCGACAACAACCCTTCATAGAGACCTTCCTCTACGATAGGCCAATGCACAAAGCCGAGCTCTTCCATTTTCTGAAGTGCACTTGCAACGGTGTCGCTTGTGTTGAGTGGAATGATGTCTAATTGTATGAGATCTTGCGCGATCATGCTCGGTTTGTATCGTGTAAACTTATTGATTTTCTACCTTTGGCACCCTTCTAACACAACGCCGAAATGACGAATCTCAGTGTAAATATCAATAAGGTGGCCACTTTGCGAAACGCTCGCGGGGGCAATGTACCTAATGTTCTTCAAACCGCATTGGATTCTGAGCGATTCGGTGCTCAAGGGATTACTGTTCATCCTCGTCCTGATGAACGCCACATTCGCTATAGCGATGCACGTGAGTTGGCGCCAGCCGTTACCACGGAGTTTAATATTGAAGGATATCCTGATGAAAAGTTCATCTCCCTTGTATTAGAAACGAAACCAGCACAGGTTACGTTGGTTCCCGATGGTCCCGATGTGCTGACGAGTAATGCGGGTTGGGATACACGAGCTCACGCCGATTTCCTTCAGCCCATCATTCAGCGATTTAAAGAGGCTGGAATTCGCGTGAGTCTTTTCATTGAAACCGACGAAGATTTGATTCGCGGTGCGGCGGAGCTAGGAGCAGACCGAATTGAATTGTACACGGAGGCTTTTGCTGTAAATCACGCATCGATGGGGGCGAATGCTGCCACACCGTATGCGAAGTCGGCGGAATTGGCCCACTCTCTGGGTTTGGGAGTAAATGCAGGTCACGATTTGAGTCTGGATAACTTGGCAGATTTTGTGGCGATGGTTCCTCATCTCGATGAAGTTTCCATTGGACATGCGTTGATTAGTGACGCACTCTATTTGGGGTTGGAGAACACGATTCAAGCGTACAGAAGACAAATTGAGTTGGGGTGGAATCGCCGCGAACATTGATTCACTTCCATTTGTTGAATGTTCAGAAGTCACAAGCATGAAGTTATTCTCAAGAATTATTGGTGAAGGTCCAGATGTACTCATCTTACACGGCCTTTTTGGAATGAATGATAACTGGAACTCATTGGGTAAACAGTGGGCCGAAGATTGCGGAATGCGTATGCACTTGTTGGATTTGCGCAACCATGGTCAGTCGCCTCATTCACCCGAACACACCTATAAGGCAATGTCTGCAGACGTGGTTGAGTATCTGGACGATCATTCGATAGATTCCGCCATCGTGATTGGTCATTCTATGGGAGGCAAGGTCGCTATGCGAATGGCAGTTGACCACCCGCAAAGAGTAGCTCGCTTGTGCGTTGTAGATATTGCCCCGAAGGGATATCCGGTGCATCATCAAGAAATTGTGGATGCTATGCGGACCCTGAATTTTGATGAGATTTCGAGTAGGAAGGATGCGGATGATACCCTGGCACTCTCCATGCCAAATCTGATGATGCGTCAGTTCTTGTTGAAGAGTTTGCATTGGGAGAGTGAAGATCGATTGGCATGGCGCTTTAATTTGGATGCCATTGAAGCCAACTTAGAAATGGTGGGCGAAGCGATGGAGGAAAGTGCGATGTACGAGGGAACTACGCTCTTTATTCGAGGGGCTAAAAGTGGATACATCAAAGACGAGGACGAAGCACTTTTGAAAGCGCATTTTCCAAAAAGTACACTGTATACGGTTGAGGGAGCTGGGCACTGGGTTCATGCGGAGAAGCCCAAAGAAATGTACCGCGTGATTTGCGAGTTCCTGTCGTAATCTGCTTATTCCAATCGGATGTCCATAGTGACATCTCCCGCGATTGTAAACCGCTGATCTTCTAGATCTGGTGGACCCATTGTTCCTCTGGCATTGTTGGAGAAACCGTAAATTTCAGTGGGGATACCAAACATGCCTTTGTCCAATTCCTTGTTTTGATTTTCGTCGTGAAAACAAGCTGCGGTGTATGTCCCGCTAGGAAGATTGGAAACGGTGTATTTTACAACGCCTGAATTCGGAATAGGAACTATGATTTCCTTCACGGGTTCGCCATTTTCATCTCTCAGCGAAAAGAGCACATCACCTTTGCGAGATTCAAGCCCACTAAAAGTGACAGTCAGACTGTGCTGAGCGGCAGCGCTCAACGATAGAAGACAAGTTAGAAGAAGGAGTGGAAGAGCTTTCATCAACGAATCAATACTACACTTCCGCGTTCGTCAATGCTCACAATACGAGTTTGTGATGGCACTTCGTAGCGAGCCGTCAATCTCCAGAGGTAAACACCCTCTTTGAGTTTCTGACCATCGTAGTATCCGTCAAATGCTTCAGATGCATCAATCGATTCATACACTAAACGTCCCCATCTGTCGTACACACGGAGGTGGTAAGAAACAGGAGCGCAGTTTTCGGAAACGACTACAGAGAACAAATCGTTCACTCCATCTCCGTTTGGAGTGAAGGCATTTGCAGCAAAAATAGCACAGCCGTCGTAATTGGTTCCAGGTTGTGTTTGACCCTGAACATCAGCCGACCAGAGCATGGCTACGAGTGCAAATAATCCGAATATGTACGTTCTAATAGATTTCATCTCGAAACAAATATAGGCTTTTACTTGAATAGACCTAATCAATAATGTGTACGACCTTTCTTAAATTATTTAAATATCGTTCACAGTGAACGAACGGCAACTATTCAAAGTCCAATGTAAGTTTAAATCGGAGAACTCTGCCATTACCCGCATCGCAGACATAGAGGATGTCATTGAAGTAGGCCAAACCTCTAGGTTCGTTGAACTGGTTCAAAGCAACACCACTACCTCCAAAACTCGCAATGGCGTAATTGGTTTCGCCGGATGCGGCAGGTGGAGGAACGCCTTCTAGACCGTTCGCCGTAAACTGATAAATTGAATCAGATCCAGCGTCGCTCACAAAGATGTATCGCGATTCATCTCCAGCAACAGTAACCCCCATAGGCTCTGTAAATTTACCAGGCTCGTTTAAATAACCCGATGAAAGAGGATCAGATCCGTAAATCACAGGACTGTACTCTGCGCCAAATTCAGATTCAACAAAGGCAATTCGCTGAACTTTGAGCAGATTGTTCGGGTCGCGAGAAGTGAAGAAAAAATCAGGACTCGTGTTTGCGCTGATCTGGGGAGCCTTTGCCAAAGTGGAAATGTCAAACGGATCCTCAAAGTAGTCGTTGTATAATCCCGAAGAGGTTTGAACGGAAATAGGGGAGGCATACACATCGTCATTCGTGAAAAGAATCACAGCATCATCCGGACCTTGATTGGCGTTGTTTGCGCTTGGACCTTGACGAGTTACATAGTACTGGTTGTTTCTCGTCGGGTTGTTATTATCCGCCAATACAGCAATACCGTTAAAGGTTACTTGCGCATCCGTACTAGAGAAACTGTTCTTAAAGTAGAAGGGATGAACAATAGTGTTTTGGATTCTGGCGTGATCCAAACCGTAACCGTTTGGACTCAGTTGGTCAATTCGGTAAATGGCAGAAAGGCTGTAGGGAACGCCGTTTACAATCGTGTCTTTTGTTCCGATGGCCAAGAGGTCAAATTCGCGATCCATGGTTACGAATTTCAAGCCAGGAATATAGAATCGCCCTTGCTCTACACCAGATTCATTAAGGCATACAATTTCGCTCGACATCTCATCTGCCACGTATAGAAGTTCATCAAAGCCCACGACCATACTAACGGGCTTACCAAAGTTGGTGAAGGCCGGTTGGATAGGAACGTAGGCAATGTCGCGCGTGCTGTATTCTGGAATCTCAATAAAATCGAGATCCGTTTTTTCGCCGAAATATCCTTCACAAGAGCTAAGGCCCATGAAGAGGGCAAGTGTGCCGATATAGGATAAAGCCTTCATCATATCAGAGGTCTTTGTTCAATTCGATGCGAATTCCGACGTTTTGCTGGAATCCAAAATTGTTGGTAGGGTTTACGCTGTAATCTACATATACAGGGTGTCCACCCATTGCGTAGCGAACGCCGAAACCGAAAGTAGGCCAGCTTTGTCCTGCTACATTGATTTTATATCCCGCTCGAACGGCTAAGAGTTTTCTCCACTGATACTCTGCACCCAAGCGGTAGTTTTCCGCATTGTCATTCGGGTGGTTGAGTTGAACGGATGTCAACAAACGGTGTTCTTTGGTTTCGTACGGCACCATGGAAACCCCAAGGCTAAACACGTTGGGAAGGGTGTTGTCTTCAAGTTGACCACTTTGAACGCGATTGTAACCCGAAGAAATGTAGGTACCTGACAAGCTGGAGTTGCCGCCAAAGTTCTGAACCAACACGGCAAATTGGAGTTCTTTCCAATCGGTGTGGTATAGGAAGCCCAAGTCAACAGCCCCTGTGTGGTTGTAGTATGGCCCTAGTTGCTCAAAGATGTACTTCAATGTAACTCCCAACTCAAACTGCGTGCTCAACATTCGAGCATAGCTCAATCCGATGGCCATGTTATTGGCGTAAATCATGTTGCCAGTACCTCCCGGTTGGAATTCGGTACGCTCTTCAATGGCACCGCTATTCAGCATATTGAAACTCAATCCAAAGGCACTTTCGCCTCCTTCAAGCGTTTTGATGCCCGAAAGCCAGCTTTGATGAATACCCCCTCCAATGAAATAGTGGCTCATGCTGATTCCGGTGGTTCCCAAATCTGTCATTGCTGCGGGGTTTTGATAAGCAGCATAGGCATCGCCATCAAGAGCAACAGATGCACCACCCATGGCTTGAGAACGCGGACTCATGTCGTTTTTCAAGAAGCTCAAGGCCGACAAACCAGCGCGTTCGCCACCAAAAGTGGGAAGAAGTTGTCCTTTCATTCCTGTGGAAATCAAGGCGAGTGCGGATAGGTAGATTAACTTCTTCATGCCTTAAAATCTAAAACCAATTCCATAGAGAACTTGACGTGGCGCCAGGTATCTGGCTGGGTTTCTTGGGTCAACTCCGGTTTCAAGCGGACCGTTGTATTGAGGTCTAGGATCTCTCCAAGTATTCGGTACATCGTCGCCGTACTGATAGGCTGTACCTGTAATTGGGTTAATGATCTGTGCGTTTTTCCAATCGAGGAGGTTTCGAACTTCCAAACTAAATGTGAGGCCGCTTCCCTTAGCTCTGTTGGTGAAGACGGTGTAGCTGAGTTTCATGTCGCTCGTAATCCACGGAGTTGCACTTTTTTGTAAGTATTGATCGGTGAGGATTTCGTATTCTGGTCGACCCAAATCATTAACACCCACCTGTTTTTGAGGAGTGTAACGATAGCCGCTGGAATACCCAAACTGGAAGAAGGCTTCAAATCCAGAAAGGTTGACGTTCCAAGGCTTCCAAGTACTGTCTGGGGCAAACACGATTCCGAGATTGACATTCCATGGTCGATCCCATGCCAAATACTGCTCTCTGGTCAGGGCTACTTCGCCGTTTTGTGCAATTTGAAGAGATGATTCCCGTGCGCTGTTCGATTTTCCTCGAGCCACTTGATAACTCACATTACCAAAGGTTCTAAAGTGTTTTCCAATTCGGTATTGAGCGCCTACTTCAACCCCAACTACTTTCGCGTAATCCTGGTTGATGTACATCGTTTTAGTTACCGGTCTACCTGTTTGGTCTTCTACAATTACACTTCTAGACACGATGTAGTCGAAGCGGTTATTGTTGTACGCAGCCACAGTGATGGCTAGGTTTTTATTGATGGAGGATTTGTACCCCACTTCATAACTCACGTTGACTTCTGGGTCGAGATCAGGGTTCCCCAAGAAGCTCAAGAAAGAGCGGTCTTGATAAACGGGATCGAGGCCGGCATACATAAAGCGTGGATGCGGTAGTCGCATGCTGTGACCATAGTTGAAGTACAATACATTGTTTGCCGTTACGGGGAAGCTCACATTGATACGCGGAAGGAGTCGAGCTTTCCAACGCATGCCGAACAATCCAAAGGTCTTGTTCTGATAGTCCTCACGAACCTGATCAATAACTGGAGCATTCGGATTATTTACCGCATCGTCTGCAAATTTTCCAGGTGCCCAGAAGTTCATCCTCAACCCGATGGAAGCGATGATTCCTTTGTATGTAATTTTATCTTCTACGAAGAGTCCGCCTCGCACTGGGTTCACTTTCCAGATGTCGTTGCTAGAACCGATGGAGATAGAAGGGCTGGTGAGCGTGTCATTAATGACGATGGGAGCACCGACCCATGGACGTGTAACATCCACCCATTGGTATTCGTTAAACACAGTTTCAAGACCCATGCTCACACGGTGGACTTCACTTTCGGGAATCCAATTGGCCTTGGCTCTCAAAGTGTATTCTTCGGCGTAGTGGTCGTGCCAAGTGGAAGAGATACCGCCGTTGTTCACTAAGCCATTGCCCGGACGAACGTAATAGATTCCAGATGGATCACCGGGGTTGAATACGTCAACAGGATAAGTGATGATGTTGTCTTCATCCAAAATTTGATCAACCGTCGCTGTTCGGAAAGGTCTTCCATTGGCATCCGCTCTCAGGTTGGTAAACAATCTACCCAAGCTTACATTCAAACCCCATTGCTTAGAGAGCAATTGGTTGAGGTTGATGGCGGTCAAGTTGCTGTGATGGGTGTAGGTCGTTGCGTTGTCGAGGTTGTTGCTTCGGTTGTATTG of Phaeocystidibacter marisrubri contains these proteins:
- a CDS encoding isoprenyl transferase — translated: MSLIPADIDQKNIPTHVAIIMDGNGRWAKKQGFLTRMRGHEIGVEALRNIATASAELGIKYLTVYAFSTENWNRPKAEVGALMQLLVSTLGKELDTLQKNEIRLNAIGRIEDLPGKCHSELLEVMEATKGNKQMTLTLALNYSAKSEIVSAVQTISDKVAAGELKSEEINDHVIDQHMFTAGIPDPDLLIRTSGEFRISNYLLWQIAYSELYFTPVLWPEFKKEDLYDAIRNYQTRERRFGKTSEQIQST
- the porG gene encoding type IX secretion system protein PorG, with amino-acid sequence MRKLALYVLITLGLTAQAQRHNGSNELGLFIGGTNFIGDVGNYGIHIPKGGVIGVNYRHQFDMHYSIRGMFNFGSIANEDASSTMEARQFRNLSFKSNLYEGGIIGEVNFLEYRPGSRKYSHTPYIFAGFALTWFNPRAEYEGEWYDLQPLGTEGQRTSANPSNYYPLATWSIPFGMGYRWNVGDSWSMAIECGFRRTFTDYMDDVSGTYVNPDIIRAEHGDIAAALSNRTDRPYELIDYARGNDQTDDWYVFTGVHLYFELTPFVEKCANFLTR
- a CDS encoding NAD kinase, which gives rise to MKIAVYGKLISPEARPYIEKLYHMLKAEGVELIFYAPFHQHLVDHCDIEIDYPTYSSSIELIASQSDVMLSIGGDGTILDAATLVRNSGIPILGVNTGRLGFLADVAREEVNKAAKALLKGKYTVQNRNLISVSTSSPDIIPDPNFALNEIAVSRKDTTSMITVHTWINDEYLNSYWADGLIIATPTGSTGYSLSCGGPIIMPGSENFVITPIAPHNLTVRPFVIPNHYKIRLKVETREDRFLTSVDSRIYACDSEVEIFLERADFKIGTIQTEVQNFPSTLRNKLLWGLDRRN
- a CDS encoding CBS domain-containing protein; this encodes MIAQDLIQLDIIPLNTSDTVASALQKMEELGFVHWPIVEEGLYEGLLSEDLALDNDENTIIENLRHQLIHSSVKSDRHLTDAMRKYGEERVSILPVVNSDNHFLGYLLPQDILRSFGQTFGLQAPGSVLVLEVNPYDYAMSQIAQIVESNDAKILTSYIEADSDRQKYIVTIRVNYTDLSAIIASFRRYDYTIVDAWHENRYERDLKQKFDQFMNYLNM
- a CDS encoding pyridoxine 5'-phosphate synthase, with amino-acid sequence MTNLSVNINKVATLRNARGGNVPNVLQTALDSERFGAQGITVHPRPDERHIRYSDARELAPAVTTEFNIEGYPDEKFISLVLETKPAQVTLVPDGPDVLTSNAGWDTRAHADFLQPIIQRFKEAGIRVSLFIETDEDLIRGAAELGADRIELYTEAFAVNHASMGANAATPYAKSAELAHSLGLGVNAGHDLSLDNLADFVAMVPHLDEVSIGHALISDALYLGLENTIQAYRRQIELGWNRREH
- a CDS encoding alpha/beta fold hydrolase, producing MKLFSRIIGEGPDVLILHGLFGMNDNWNSLGKQWAEDCGMRMHLLDLRNHGQSPHSPEHTYKAMSADVVEYLDDHSIDSAIVIGHSMGGKVAMRMAVDHPQRVARLCVVDIAPKGYPVHHQEIVDAMRTLNFDEISSRKDADDTLALSMPNLMMRQFLLKSLHWESEDRLAWRFNLDAIEANLEMVGEAMEESAMYEGTTLFIRGAKSGYIKDEDEALLKAHFPKSTLYTVEGAGHWVHAEKPKEMYRVICEFLS
- a CDS encoding DUF2141 domain-containing protein; its protein translation is MKALPLLLLTCLLSLSAAAQHSLTVTFSGLESRKGDVLFSLRDENGEPVKEIIVPIPNSGVVKYTVSNLPSGTYTAACFHDENQNKELDKGMFGIPTEIYGFSNNARGTMGPPDLEDQRFTIAGDVTMDIRLE
- a CDS encoding gliding motility-associated C-terminal domain-containing protein, with translation MKSIRTYIFGLFALVAMLWSADVQGQTQPGTNYDGCAIFAANAFTPNGDGVNDLFSVVVSENCAPVSYHLRVYDRWGRLVYESIDASEAFDGYYDGQKLKEGVYLWRLTARYEVPSQTRIVSIDERGSVVLIR
- a CDS encoding NHL repeat-containing protein → MMKALSYIGTLALFMGLSSCEGYFGEKTDLDFIEIPEYSTRDIAYVPIQPAFTNFGKPVSMVVGFDELLYVADEMSSEIVCLNESGVEQGRFYIPGLKFVTMDREFDLLAIGTKDTIVNGVPYSLSAIYRIDQLSPNGYGLDHARIQNTIVHPFYFKNSFSSTDAQVTFNGIAVLADNNNPTRNNQYYVTRQGPSANNANQGPDDAVILFTNDDVYASPISVQTSSGLYNDYFEDPFDISTLAKAPQISANTSPDFFFTSRDPNNLLKVQRIAFVESEFGAEYSPVIYGSDPLSSGYLNEPGKFTEPMGVTVAGDESRYIFVSDAGSDSIYQFTANGLEGVPPPAASGETNYAIASFGGSGVALNQFNEPRGLAYFNDILYVCDAGNGRVLRFKLTLDFE
- a CDS encoding PorV/PorQ family protein is translated as MKKLIYLSALALISTGMKGQLLPTFGGERAGLSALSFLKNDMSPRSQAMGGASVALDGDAYAAYQNPAAMTDLGTTGISMSHYFIGGGIHQSWLSGIKTLEGGESAFGLSFNMLNSGAIEERTEFQPGGTGNMIYANNMAIGLSYARMLSTQFELGVTLKYIFEQLGPYYNHTGAVDLGFLYHTDWKELQFAVLVQNFGGNSSLSGTYISSGYNRVQSGQLEDNTLPNVFSLGVSMVPYETKEHRLLTSVQLNHPNDNAENYRLGAEYQWRKLLAVRAGYKINVAGQSWPTFGFGVRYAMGGHPVYVDYSVNPTNNFGFQQNVGIRIELNKDL
- a CDS encoding TonB-dependent receptor, with translation MRKTTLLLIFSMFVSSLWAQDQTGQISGIVTDAETGEPLFNAGVTIIGTYFGEITPFSGAYTFQNVPPGDYSIKVQLLGYGTKQINGVTLAAGEKKVLNIELSPSTEALQTVTVVGQKAQVDLETAGSEITIRKEDIDQMNVRDVQEVVAMQAGVTKTQDGLQIRGARVYETEYIVDGISAQDPLAGTGFGVNVSSSSIQSIDVITGGAGAEFGGGSSGVINTKIREAGEKFEISGRVQTDHLFDPNAATSFNTDIAEINVGFPIPGTNKKLTLFTSGTVNLTDEYFPNQANQLHSSLFTNNTDTWAPRQTNSWTNTIKLAWKVRPGTKITFTNQHSLNINQNTRTLQVVGFDAILTPGYQYNRSNNLDNATTYTHHSNLTAINLNQLLSKQWGLNVSLGRLFTNLRADANGRPFRTATVDQILDEDNIITYPVDVFNPGDPSGIYYVRPGNGLVNNGGISSTWHDHYAEEYTLRAKANWIPESEVHRVSMGLETVFNEYQWVDVTRPWVGAPIVINDTLTSPSISIGSSNDIWKVNPVRGGLFVEDKITYKGIIASIGLRMNFWAPGKFADDAVNNPNAPVIDQVREDYQNKTFGLFGMRWKARLLPRINVSFPVTANNVLYFNYGHSMRLPHPRFMYAGLDPVYQDRSFLSFLGNPDLDPEVNVSYEVGYKSSINKNLAITVAAYNNNRFDYIVSRSVIVEDQTGRPVTKTMYINQDYAKVVGVEVGAQYRIGKHFRTFGNVSYQVARGKSNSARESSLQIAQNGEVALTREQYLAWDRPWNVNLGIVFAPDSTWKPWNVNLSGFEAFFQFGYSSGYRYTPQKQVGVNDLGRPEYEILTDQYLQKSATPWITSDMKLSYTVFTNRAKGSGLTFSLEVRNLLDWKNAQIINPITGTAYQYGDDVPNTWRDPRPQYNGPLETGVDPRNPARYLAPRQVLYGIGFRF